The segment GCCGTCCACCGATCAGGCCATCTGACCGGCAGTCGATACGGCATGCGAAACATTGCATGCCGTATTGCAGAAAGCCCGACGCACATCGCTGCGGTGCAGCGATGTGCGTCGGGCACGGGGTGCGCCGCTAGAGCAGCGCAGGCAGGCCTTCGACCAGCAATACCGCGACGCCGACGCCGAGGATGACGCCCAGCACGCGCAACAAGTTGTGGCGGAATTCGGTTGCGCATGGCACCGCGCCGAGAAATAGCGCTCCGGCCAGCGCCATCGGGATCAACAGGATGAAGTCGCCGATTGTGAAATAGGTGGTCATGCGTGTCTCCAGTGTCGGCCGGAGTTGGCGCTTTAGCGCTTACTTCGGCCCCATGCCGGGTGTTTCTAGTGTTGGTCCGACCCGATTGCGAGCGGGGCGGTCAATTCGAGTATAGGTAACCGGCAGCGCTTTTCGCTATCCGAACCATTAAAAATCAGCGGAAAGCCCGGCGAATCGCGCATCTTTCCCGCAAGTTCGACGAACGCCTTGCACGCATCTTTCCCGTTCCTTTCGATTTTCGCGGAATTGGCGTATGTGTCCGATGCGGGCCGCCGCACCCGCGGGCGCGGCGGCCTGTCCGTTTACGCGCGGTCGGGTTGCTTGCGTGCGGCCGGTGCGCGGAACACGAGCGCGAGCCCCGCGATGATCGCGCCCATGCCGGCGAGCGCGAGCGGTTCGGGCCGGTTGCCGAGCCACACGGCATCCATCAGCGTGGTGACGACGGGCACGAGATAGAACAGGCTCGTCACGTTGACGAGATCGCCGCGCTGCATCAACCGGTAGAACAGCAGTTGCGCGATCACCGAAATCACGATGCCGAGCCATAGAAGCGGCACGACGAACGCCCAGCTCATATCGAACGACACCGGCCGGAACGGCACGATCGCCATGCACAGCGCGAGGCCGATCGCATTCTGCAGCGGCAGCACGTCGGCGGGCGCCGCGCGTACGCGTTTTTGCAGCAGCGAGCCGACGGTCAGCGCGACGAGTGCCGTGAGCGCGCACGCGATGCCCGCGAGCGGCAGACCGGTATTGCCCACGCCGCGGCCCACGACGAGCGCGAGACCGGCCAGCGACAGCGCGAGCCCCGCGACGCGCATGGGTTGCCAGCGCCGCTCGACGATCGCGAGCGTGAGGATCGGCTGCACGCCGAGGATCGTCGCGAGCACGCCCGGTGCGATCCCGCGCTCGAGTGCGAGCAGGTAGAAGATCGAATAACCGCCCATCATCAGCAGGCCGGTCAGCGCGGCCATGCGCCGCTCGCCGCGCTGCGGCAGCCAGCGTTTGCGCATGAAGGCCAGCGCGAGCAGCACGAGCGACGCGAGCGCGAAACGCGCGGTGAGAAAGACGAACGCGGATGCGTGGCGCAGACCGAGTTCAGAGAAGATCGCGCCGCTGCTCCACAGCAGCACGAAGAGCGACGTCGCTCCATGCGCGGCAAGCGCGCGTTTGAACGAAACCATGTGAATCCACCTGTCGAACGGATCGGAACGTTCCATCCGCGCGCGCAGCGAAGCGCCGTGCGTCACGACGCACGAACCAAAGCCGACGGGCGAATGGAAGACGAAACGGAAGCCGGCTGGTCAGCCGGCGCGTGCCGCCGGAGGGGGCGGCGCGGCGCCGACGAGCGGCGGTGCGACAGGAGGCGGGAGGACCGACGGATGCGCGCACGCCTGCGGCCGCGAGTCGAACTGCGGCCGGGATTTTGCGAGGGCGGACGTGAGCGGATGCATCGTGTCGGAATGCGGTTGAACGCGAATGAACGCCAAAGGTACCGCAAGGCCGTCATCCAGCGCAACACCTGTCGGCGGCCCCGCACGACGAAAGACGTGTTGCGGCGATGCCGCGCGATGCGTGCGCGCCAGCGGCGGCGCGAGCCGCGTTCGAGCTAGGAGGAGGACGCGACAGCGCGCGACGCAGGCGGCGTGGTTCCGGGGCGGGTTCGGTCACGCGAAATCTCCCGGCGGCCGGGCACGTGGCAAACGATGCGCGCGTTGTGTCGATCGCGTGTGCGCCGCGGCGCCGGGCGGATTCGGCGGACGGTCACATTCGACAGGGTATGATGGGGGTATCCGCCCGTGCAAGCGCACGCGCGGCGCAGTGGTTGATTGGAGACATTCGACGAAATCGCGGCACTTCGCCTGCTTCTTCTTCTTTTCGCGCTTCGATAAACCGTGAACAATGGGATTACGCGCAGCGCTCCGTCGAGAGCGGCGCGGATCGTGCATTTGCCGGCTCGCCAGCGGGCCGGGTTTCAAGATTCAAGAGTGGGGAACCATCATGCATGTCGGGTCGATTGTCTGCACTACCCATATCGCGGTGCCGAAGGGCGCGCGCGGCATCGTCCAGCGCGTCCTGGGCGACATGGCCATGGTGACCTGGTACGCGGGCGTGCCGGGCGAGTCGAAAGAACTCAACACCGAGCCGTTCTTTCTCGAGGATCTGATCGACACCGGCGAATCCGTGCTGCCGGCCGGCGCGGCGCTTCACTGAGCGTGCAAGCCGCACCGGGCGCTCGTCTTTCGGCCCGGCTGGCGGCACAATGCGGGGCATGAACGAAGTCACTTCCGCTCCTGCTTCCCCCGCCGGGCCGCCGCCGTTCGCCGGCCTCACGCCCGAGTGCGTGCTCGACGCGCTCGACAGCGTGCTGATGCCGGTCGGCCTGCGCACCGACGGGCGCCTGCTCGCCCTCAACAGCTACGAAAACCGCGTCTACCAGGTCGGCATCGAAGACGGCCCGCCGGTCGTCGCGAAGTTCTACCGGCCGGCGCGCTGGTCGGACGACGCGATCCTCGAAGAGCACGCGTTCGTCGCCGAACTCGCCGCACGCGAGATTCCGGCGGTGCCCGCGCGCGCTTTCGAAGGCCGCACGCTGCACGCGTTCGACGGCTTCCGCTTCTCGATCTTCGAGCGGCGCGGCGGCCGCGCACCCGATCTCGACCGCAGCGACACGCTCGAATGGCTCGGCCGCTTCGTCGGCCGGATCCATGCGGTCGGCGCGACGCAGCCCTATGTCGCGCGTCCCGTGCTCGACATCGGGACGTTCGGCTACGAGCCGCGCGACTACCTGCTCGCGCACGATTTCATCCCGGATGATGTACGACCCGCGTACGAGACGGCGGTCACGCTCGCGCTCGAAGGTGTCGAGGCCGCGTTCGAACGCGCGGGCGAGATTCGCCTGCTGCGCACGCATGGCGACTGTCATCCGAGCAACGTGCTGTGGACCGATGCCGGCCCGCATTTCGTCGACTTCGACGACAGCCGGATGGCGCCCGCGATCCAGGATCTGTGGCTGTTGTTGCCGGGTGATCGCGAAGGCGCGTCGCGCGCGCTGGCGGACCTGCTGGCCGGCTACGAGGATTTCTGCGAATTCGAGCCGCGCGAGCTGCATCTCGTCGAAGCGCTGCGCACATTGCGGCTGATCCACTACGCGGCGTGGCTCGCGCGGCGCTGGGACGATCCCGCGTTTCCGGCCGCGTTTCCGTGGTTCAACACGCATCGTTACTGGGAAGCACGGGTGCTCGAACTGCGCGAGCAGATCGGCGCGATGCAGGAAGGGCCGCTCTGGCCCGTGTGACGGCGCGCGCGGCACCGGCGCCGCGCGGCAGGCTTGCGCGGGCCGCGGCGCGATGCGCGCGGCCCGTCCGGTTCAGAGTTTCAGCATCAGCTTGAGCACCGCCGCGAAGCGCTTGCCGTACGGCGGCGCGATCAGGCCGCGCGTGTTCAGCCGCGCCTGCGTGAGCACCGGCTTCATCTTCGAGAACGTCACGAAGCCGTCGTAGCCGTGGTACGCACCCATGCCGCTCGCACCGACGCCGCCGAACGGCAGGCTGCCGCATGCGATGTGCATCAGCGCCTCGTTGATCGTCACGCCGCCCGAGATCGTTTCGCGCATCACGCGATCGATCGTGCCGCCGTCCTCGTCGAACAGGTAGAGCGCGAGCGGACGCGGGCGCGCATTCACATACGCGATCGCCTCGTCGAGCCGCTCGTACGGCACGAGCGGCAGCAGCGGGCCGAAGATTTCCTCCTGCATCAGTTGCGACGCGGCCGGAACCTGCGTGATCGCGCACGGTACGAAGCGACGCGACGCCGGATCGGACTGCGCGTCGGACAGCGGATGCAGTTGC is part of the Burkholderia pyrrocinia genome and harbors:
- a CDS encoding DMT family transporter produces the protein MVSFKRALAAHGATSLFVLLWSSGAIFSELGLRHASAFVFLTARFALASLVLLALAFMRKRWLPQRGERRMAALTGLLMMGGYSIFYLLALERGIAPGVLATILGVQPILTLAIVERRWQPMRVAGLALSLAGLALVVGRGVGNTGLPLAGIACALTALVALTVGSLLQKRVRAAPADVLPLQNAIGLALCMAIVPFRPVSFDMSWAFVVPLLWLGIVISVIAQLLFYRLMQRGDLVNVTSLFYLVPVVTTLMDAVWLGNRPEPLALAGMGAIIAGLALVFRAPAARKQPDRA
- a CDS encoding serine/threonine protein kinase, producing the protein MRGMNEVTSAPASPAGPPPFAGLTPECVLDALDSVLMPVGLRTDGRLLALNSYENRVYQVGIEDGPPVVAKFYRPARWSDDAILEEHAFVAELAAREIPAVPARAFEGRTLHAFDGFRFSIFERRGGRAPDLDRSDTLEWLGRFVGRIHAVGATQPYVARPVLDIGTFGYEPRDYLLAHDFIPDDVRPAYETAVTLALEGVEAAFERAGEIRLLRTHGDCHPSNVLWTDAGPHFVDFDDSRMAPAIQDLWLLLPGDREGASRALADLLAGYEDFCEFEPRELHLVEALRTLRLIHYAAWLARRWDDPAFPAAFPWFNTHRYWEARVLELREQIGAMQEGPLWPV